The nucleotide window CTCGATGCGCTCTCAACATCTCCAAGAGACAGTAAAACGCGCACTTTATTATCAATAATCCACTCAGATTGAATTCCCGCTTGCCATGCACAATCCAAGATCATGATCGATTCTTGAAAGTGTCCAGTTTCGCGTAAAGCAATCGCCTGCTCCAGAACAGTATGATGCAAATCCTTGTCAGATGCATGCTGCAAATAAGCATCAATTAAAGAGAAGTCGCAATGACTCTCTTGCCTTCCAAAAGTAAGTAATGAACTAAATTTTTCTTCAATAGATGAAAATTTTTGCTGATTGATTGCCGAAACCGATCGATGCGAATTCGTGAACAAATGATCAATGGGTCGATCATTGGCAATCAAGGTCTCTTGCTCCTCTTCACCATCAACAGCAGGCTCCTCCTGTTCACCCTCAGCATCGCTATCGGACTGAGAGGTTTGTTTCCAATGCTCCAACAGAAGTTCCTTAGCAGAAGCTGCCACAGCTTCCGTTCCACAGGCGCTAAGTAGTTCGAGCAAGGGCAAGGCCTCCTGTTCACGCCCCAAAGCCAGCAGGGCCCGCGCTCTGTTGGCCTCAACCCAATCGCTCACCAGGCCCGCCTCCATGGCAGCCTCAAGCAACAGCAAAGAGCGATCGGCATCACCGGCTTCGCGCAAGGCGATTACATCTTTCAGCAGCGCCGTCTGCACATCTCCGTCGGCAGCTGGATCATTGAGATGCTGTGGTTCCACCCCCAAAGCCCGACTGCTGTTCACCAAAAAGGCGCGCAGGGTGGCAATCATGGGAGTCAATCCAGGTTGGACCAGATTACGGGAGCTGTTCCAGTCCCCTGGGCCTGCCGTCTGGATGAATTCCGTCGGCCTGCATGGGCCAGCAGGGTCCGGGCCTCTGCAAGCGCACCCCCCAACGCCGCTGCAACCGCAGCACCGCCCTTGCTTCAGTGCTGCTTTGGCGCACATCACGACTTTGGCTCTCGTGATGCAATAACACCGCCTGCGGCGGAATCAGTTGGTGATACCCCAGCTGCTCCAAGCGCAGGCAGAGATCCACATCGTTGCCCTCCACAGGCAGCCCTTCATCAAAGCCGCCCAGACTCTCCAGCAACTGCTTGCGTAGCAGGAAGCAGGCGCCGGTCACGGCATCCCAACGACTGAGCAGTTGACTACGGCCCCGATGCACTCCGTGCTCGAGCGGCAACTGCCGGTAGGCATGCTCTGCATGGCTATCGAGGCCAACCACCAGCCCCCCGTGCTGCAGGGTTCGATCTGGATACAGCAACAACGCCCCCACAGCTCCCACCTTCGGGCGCAGAGCCTGAGCCGCCATCGCCTCCAACCAGCCCGGTTGCAGCGCCTCAACGTCATTATTCAGCAACAGCAGCAACTCGCCCTGGGCCCGGGCCGCCGCCTGGTTGTTCAGCCGGCTCCAGTTGAACGGGCCGTCGTCGCGCAACACAACAAACGTCTCTCCCAGCTGCTGCCTCCAGCCCTGCAGCAGCGCCGTCGTCGCTGGCTCCACCGAACCGTTGTCCACCACAATCAGCTCCAGCGCGAGTCCCTGCTGACGCGCCACTGCCGTCGTGCGCCAGAGGCTCTGCAAACAAGGCGCCAGCAGGTCAGCCCGATCCCGGGTGGGAATGATCACGCTGCAGCTCCAGTGCTGCGGCAGCGCCCACTTCAGTGCAAAGCAACCAGGCAGCTCCGCATGGGGCGTCACCGCCGCGATCGCTTCCCCCCGCTGCTTGAGCTGGTCCCGCAACAGCTGGGCCTTCTGGCCCTGAAGGCGCAGATCGGGTGGAGGCTGCGGCGGGCTATGGCTGAGCAATTGAGGCCAACCCTGCACCTGGGGTTGCCTGTTCAAGGCCTCCAGCAGCCAACGCCAGCGTCCCAGCCCATCAGCTGGGGGCAATGGAAAGCACTGATGGCGCAGCCAACTGCAGCGCCACAGACTGCAGCTTTCCAGCCAGGGGCTGGCCCAGAAACTCTCCTCCAGCCAGCCCGGCTTGAACCAGGGATCGCAGCGCTCACCCTGCCGATCCAATCGGTCTTCATCGCCATACACCAGATCCGGCCCCGGCTGCTGGCCTTGCAACCAGCGCTCCAACGCCGGCAACACCCCGTCCCTTAGCTGCACCCCAGGCGCTAACAGCACCAACCAGCCTTCCTCGGGCCAAGGGGACTCTCCAAGGGGAGCCGGCTGCGGTTGCAAAGGTGCTGAGCCATGCAGTGCAAGCCAGTGGTTCTCGCGCCAAAGCCAGAAGGGGGTCACCATGGGTAGCGGCGAAGGCGGCAACCGCTGCTCGCAGTGGTCAATCCAATAGCGATAGGCCTGGGGGCCGAACCCATCGCGCAGCACCTCCCCCCCCAGCAGCAAGCGCATTTGCACCTGCTGCCAGTGATCGGCAATCCAGACCTCACCGGGGAGTCGCGCTAATGCCTGCTCGAAGCAGGTCTGCGCATCGGCCCAGCGCTGCTGCTGCGCCAAGAGTTCACCGGCGCTGAACCAGTTCCAGCCAAGAGCCGGGTCCACCCGGCAGCTGCGCTCCTGCAACTGCAAAGCCTCAGCGTGATTCCCCTGCTGCTGGCGCAGCTTGCCCAAAAGATGCAGAGCCGAACCATGCTCAGGAGCGAGCGCCACCGCCCGTTGCAGCAGTGGTTCGGCAGCGATCCAATGGCCCTGCTCCGAGGCCTTCCGGCCAGCGCTGTACAGCTGTTCAGCAGCTGTCGAAGGGTTCATGGACGGCGGCCGATGCGAGCGCTGACCTGACCCAACGCAAAACCGATCACGCCACCGAGGGCAGCGCCTTGGAGCTGCCACAGGGAGTGGCGATAGCGGAACGGCAGACGACCGAGCTGGATACCGATCAACAACACCACCAGCAGCGCCAGAGCTGTTCCCCAACCCAGCGATCGCCAACGTGACACACACGGCCTCTTCAACTTGCTTGAAGTTATCGCCACGATGCGAAAATCCGCGCATCTGGTCGTTGCGGACAAGACATGAGTTCCTCAAGACTGAATCCCAGTGAGGTGCAGCAACAGGCCCAGGTGCTGGAGGAGAGCGAAGCCTGGAGCGAACTGCTCGATTACGCCCAACGGCAGCAGCCCCACAGCAGCGACCAGCCCCAGCTCAGTGGCTACCTCGACTACTTGGAAGGGCGTGCCCTTCTCGAACTGGAGCTGAGCGAGCAGGCCGAAGCACCACTGCGTCGTGCCTGCCTAGCTCTTCCAGACTTCCCCTATGGCTTTCAATTGCTGGGGCGCAGTCTCGCCATGCGGGAGCAATGGGCACCCGCAGCTGCTGCCCAGGAACGCTGCATTGCCCTGAAGAACGATTTCGGTCACGCCTGGATGGAGCTGGGCCGCGCCCGCGACGCACTCGGGGCAACTGATGCTGCCCTGGAGGCCTACCGCCAGGCCGACAAGCTGCTCCCCGGCAACGACTGGGTGCAATGCCGCCTGATCCACCTGCAGGTGCAAGAAGCACTGCAAGCGGGGGACCACAAAGCCGCCGCCGCCCGCATTGTGACCTTGCAGCAGCAGCGCAGCCTGCCGGCCTCGCAGGTGCTCACCTGGCTGGACGCTGCAGCGGCCCTGGCCCGCTGCGGGCGCTGGCCGGAAGCAATCCAGCTGGCAGCAGCCATCCGCCAGGGTGGCGAGCAAGCTGGCCGCCCCAGCCCATTGGGAACGCGCGCACCACTGCTTTTGATCGCGGTGGGCGTGTTGATGGATCAGAACAGCAGCACACTGGTTCAGCCCAGGGCATTGGCCGGTGCATTGCTGGAAACGCTCTGGCTACCACACAACGATTTAGAGGATCAGTTCTGGGTCAACACTCTGGCTGACATGGTCACAGCCATGAGCCAATGTTTCACCAACGGCTGGTCACAACACAGCAAAGAATTGGTTCTATTGGTGCTGGCTGTCGCGCAAGTAGCCGCAGAGCATTTCAATGACAA belongs to Synechococcus sp. WH 7805 and includes:
- a CDS encoding glycosyltransferase, translating into MNPSTAAEQLYSAGRKASEQGHWIAAEPLLQRAVALAPEHGSALHLLGKLRQQQGNHAEALQLQERSCRVDPALGWNWFSAGELLAQQQRWADAQTCFEQALARLPGEVWIADHWQQVQMRLLLGGEVLRDGFGPQAYRYWIDHCEQRLPPSPLPMVTPFWLWRENHWLALHGSAPLQPQPAPLGESPWPEEGWLVLLAPGVQLRDGVLPALERWLQGQQPGPDLVYGDEDRLDRQGERCDPWFKPGWLEESFWASPWLESCSLWRCSWLRHQCFPLPPADGLGRWRWLLEALNRQPQVQGWPQLLSHSPPQPPPDLRLQGQKAQLLRDQLKQRGEAIAAVTPHAELPGCFALKWALPQHWSCSVIIPTRDRADLLAPCLQSLWRTTAVARQQGLALELIVVDNGSVEPATTALLQGWRQQLGETFVVLRDDGPFNWSRLNNQAAARAQGELLLLLNNDVEALQPGWLEAMAAQALRPKVGAVGALLLYPDRTLQHGGLVVGLDSHAEHAYRQLPLEHGVHRGRSQLLSRWDAVTGACFLLRKQLLESLGGFDEGLPVEGNDVDLCLRLEQLGYHQLIPPQAVLLHHESQSRDVRQSSTEARAVLRLQRRWGVRLQRPGPCWPMQADGIHPDGRPRGLEQLP